From the genome of Polynucleobacter sp. AM-7D1:
GCTCGCTGACCGCGCCAAAAGATTCAATTATTTCTACTGGAACATCTAAGCATTCAGATTTTGCAGCATTGCTATAGGTGATGTAGCCTCGCTCAAGCCAATCGCTGGAACCGGCTAAATCCGTTAGGGTAGCGCAGACAAGGCCTCCAGTACAGGATTCAGCTAAGGCAATTTTCCAACCCCGGCTTGTTAAGGTAAGTGCAACAGCTCTCGCTAGTTCATGCTGGGGATCGTTATTATTTTTCATAAGATATAGCTCAATCCTATATGTAAAAGCGTCAGGGCGATGAGAGTGAAAAAAGCTGCAGCTAAATCGTCAGCAATGATTCCAAAACCACGCCAAAGCTTTAAACCAAAACTGGAAGGGGTGGAATTATCACTATCCTCTAATTGTTTAAAGTGACGATCAATCATTCCAATCGGTCCTGGCTTGACGGCATCAAAAAATCGGAAGAGTGAAAATGCCACAATTTGCACCCATAAGCTTGCCGGCATGATGAAAGCCAATACGAGCCAAAAAGCGACAACTTCATCCCAGACAATTCCACCAAAATCTTTTTTACCCAACTCTTCGCTAACTTGTCCGCAGATCCAGCAACCCAGCGCAATTCCTATGCCAATGGTCCACAGCCAGGCTTCGGTAGATAGAAAATACTCACCCACTAAGAATGCGGCCCAGGCCCACAGGGTTCCTGCGGTACCAGGTGCAAACGGCGCTAAACCGCTGCCCATGCCAAACGCCAAGGCGCGGCTGGGTTTGCTAAACACCCACTTAAAACTGGGGATGAATGTGGAGGCGCTGGGTGTATTGGCTTGGGTATTCATGCAAAGTGATCAAAGGACTTCATGAGTAAATTGGCTTCTTGAGTATCCAACTCTTTTGCATCCTTATCGATGATGCGTATCTCAGGTGTTGCGTGTTGCATGGATTTGATGCTGCCAATTTGTGTGAGTGGAAGATTGAGGTCGGCACTGATTTGGGTAATGACATTCCGTTTGCTAATTGGGGCGGTGAAGCACAGCTCGTAATCATCTCCTCCATTTGCGGCGAATTGGTTTTGGATTACCTGCGATTGCTTGAGTAGCGTGCTGGATTTTGGAATCCGGTCTAAAAAGATTTCGGCACTTTTTCCAGACTCCTCTAGGATGTGTTTGAGATCGCCCAATAGGCCATCAGAGACATCTAAAGCAGAATTGGCTAAACCTCTTAAGGCAATGCCTAAATCCAGTCTAGGAGTTGGGCGATGCATATGCGCTTCAATTTCCCTCAAATCTTCTTTTGTTAATTCAATTTCATGACGCAGTGCAGCAAGAGTAAGTCGGGCATCACCCACAGTTCCTGAAACCCAAATGTCATCGCTTACTAATGCCCCCGATCTACAAATGGCTTTGCCTTTTGGGATGCTGCCAAAGGCGGTGATGCAAATATTGAGTGGACCAGCAGTGGTGTCACCACCAATCAATGGACAGTTATATTGATTTGCAATAGCAAATAAGCCCTTGCTAAAGGCTTCTAGCCAGGCTGAATCAGGCCCTGGTAAGGCTAGTGCCAAAGTGAAGCCCAAAGGCTTGGCGCCCATGGCTGCTAGGTCTGAGAGGTTAACAGCTAGGGCTTTCCAGCCTAGCCACTCTGGATTGGCGTCAGGGAAAAAGTGTCGTCCTGAGACCAGCATGTCGCTGGTGATAGCAATTTCTTCAGTAGGGTCAATTTTGAGTAGCGCACAGTCATCACCAATTCCCAATTTCACCGAGCCGGGATTGTTCGCAAGCATGAGTTCTGACTGCGTTTTAAAGAAACGCTGAATCAGGTCAAATTCGCCAAGTCGAGAGATTTGAGATTGCATGCCCCATTTTATGGCTCTTGGGACTCTTTCATCTGAGAGGAATAGAATTAGAAGCTTGAATACGTCTGATAGATGAGTGAACTGATGAGCAAACCAAGCAATAGCAGCAAAGAACAACAAATAGCGGATTTAAGAGCAGCCGCCCTCCACTATCACGAGTTTCCCGTTCCTGGAAAAATCGAAATTGCTCCAACTAAGCAGTTAACTAATCAGCGAGACTTAGCGCTTGCCTACACCCCTGGCGTTGCAGCAGCCTGCGAAGAAATTGCCAAGGATCCTGCCAATGCATTTCGTTACACAGCACGCGGCAATTTAGTAGGCGTGATTACGAACGGTACCGCAGTATTAGGTTTGGGAAATATTGGACCATTGGCAAGTAAGCCAGTGATGGAAGGTAAAGCAGTTCTCTTTAAGAAATTTGCTGGCATTGATGTTTTCGATATCGAGGTTAATGAAAACGATCCAGATAAATTAGTTGAGATCATTGCTGCACTTGAGCCTACTTTTGGCGGTATCAATTTAGAGGACATCAAAGCACCAGATTGTTTTGTAGTTGAGCGCAAACTACAGGCTCGCATGAAGATCCCAGTTTTTCATGATGATCAACACGGAACTGCGATTGTGGTCGCTGCTGCAATTCTGAATGGTTTGAAAGTAGTTGGTAAAGATGTCGCTAACGTGAAGCTAGTAACTTCAGGTGCTGGTGCTGCTGCATTAGCTTGCTTGGATTTGTTAGTTGACCTTGGCATTCCTCGTAAAAATATTTGGGTTACTGATTTGGCTGGTGTTGCATACAAGGGTCGCAAAGAACTTATGGATCCGGAGAAAGAGCCATTCTGTCAAGAGACTGATTTGCGCACTTTAGATGAAGTGATTGAAGGCGCTGATATTTTCTTAGGCCTTTCTGCTGGTGGTGTATTGAAGCAAGACATGGTGAAAAAGATGGCTAATAAGCCATTGATCTATGCCCTAGCAAATCCAACCCCTGAGATTCTTCCTGAAGAAGTAAAGGAAGTTCGTCCTGATGCAGTGATGGCAACTGGCCGTACTGATTATCCGAACCAAGTGAATAACGTATTGTGCTTTCCATTCATCTTCCGCGGTGCACTGGATGTTGGTGCTACCACCATCACTCGTGGCATGGAAGTCGCAGCAGTTAAGGCTGTGGCGGAGTTAGCGCAAGCAGAGCAAAGCGAAGTGGTGACCTCTGTATATGGTATTGAGAATTTGTCTTTTGGCCCAGAGTATTTGATTCCGAAGCCATTTGACCCTCGTCTGATTACTGTTATTGCACCTGCGGTTGCTAAGGCTGCAATGGATGATGGTGTTGCTCAACGTCCGATTAAAGATTTTGACGCTTACCGTAATCAGTTACAACAATTTGTGTACCACTCTGGTACTTTGATGAAGCCACTATTTAGCATTGCTAAACGTGTGCCTGCCGCACAAAAACGTATCGTGTTTGCTGAGGGTGAGGATGAGCGTGTATTGCGTGCAGTACAAATCATCATTGATGAGCATTTAGCGACGCCAATTTTGATCGGACGCCCAGCAGTTATTGAGCATCGAATTGGCAAGTTTGGGTTGC
Proteins encoded in this window:
- a CDS encoding phosphatidylglycerophosphatase A, producing MNTQANTPSASTFIPSFKWVFSKPSRALAFGMGSGLAPFAPGTAGTLWAWAAFLVGEYFLSTEAWLWTIGIGIALGCWICGQVSEELGKKDFGGIVWDEVVAFWLVLAFIMPASLWVQIVAFSLFRFFDAVKPGPIGMIDRHFKQLEDSDNSTPSSFGLKLWRGFGIIADDLAAAFFTLIALTLLHIGLSYIL
- the thiL gene encoding thiamine-phosphate kinase; translation: MQSQISRLGEFDLIQRFFKTQSELMLANNPGSVKLGIGDDCALLKIDPTEEIAITSDMLVSGRHFFPDANPEWLGWKALAVNLSDLAAMGAKPLGFTLALALPGPDSAWLEAFSKGLFAIANQYNCPLIGGDTTAGPLNICITAFGSIPKGKAICRSGALVSDDIWVSGTVGDARLTLAALRHEIELTKEDLREIEAHMHRPTPRLDLGIALRGLANSALDVSDGLLGDLKHILEESGKSAEIFLDRIPKSSTLLKQSQVIQNQFAANGGDDYELCFTAPISKRNVITQISADLNLPLTQIGSIKSMQHATPEIRIIDKDAKELDTQEANLLMKSFDHFA
- a CDS encoding NADP-dependent malic enzyme, coding for MSKPSNSSKEQQIADLRAAALHYHEFPVPGKIEIAPTKQLTNQRDLALAYTPGVAAACEEIAKDPANAFRYTARGNLVGVITNGTAVLGLGNIGPLASKPVMEGKAVLFKKFAGIDVFDIEVNENDPDKLVEIIAALEPTFGGINLEDIKAPDCFVVERKLQARMKIPVFHDDQHGTAIVVAAAILNGLKVVGKDVANVKLVTSGAGAAALACLDLLVDLGIPRKNIWVTDLAGVAYKGRKELMDPEKEPFCQETDLRTLDEVIEGADIFLGLSAGGVLKQDMVKKMANKPLIYALANPTPEILPEEVKEVRPDAVMATGRTDYPNQVNNVLCFPFIFRGALDVGATTITRGMEVAAVKAVAELAQAEQSEVVTSVYGIENLSFGPEYLIPKPFDPRLITVIAPAVAKAAMDDGVAQRPIKDFDAYRNQLQQFVYHSGTLMKPLFSIAKRVPAAQKRIVFAEGEDERVLRAVQIIIDEHLATPILIGRPAVIEHRIGKFGLRIKAGEDFEIVNPENDPRYRDFWQTYLGLTERKGVTESFAKLEMRRRNSLIGSVMITKGMADGMICGTVGNLATHLKYIDEVVGQEPGANVYGAMSGLILPGRQVFLVDTHVNIDPSAEQLAELTLMAASEMRKLGLAPKVALLSHSNFGSSSAPSAVKMREVLALIQKADPTLEVDGEMHGDSALDETIRASAVTSSPLKGDANLLVLPNIDAANISYNLLKTAAGNGIAIGPLLLGAAKPIHILTPSATVRRIVNVTTLAVVEAASNARGVA